ACGGGCAGATCACAACGCAGTTGGCGGGCGACGATACCGTGCGAAAGATATACGGCGCCACGGACGGTCAACAGGGTGTGGAACAGACCCTGGGAAATCCTTCCTTTTCGCCGGCTGCCATTGCGGCCCTGCAGGCAGCCGAAGTCTGCAAGATCCTGCTTAAAGAGGGGACTCTCCTTCGTAACCGCATTCTCTTTGTCAACCTGCTTGATATGGAGATGGTGAAAAACGAACTGTAATTCGGGTCAGGACTTGATACTTTAATAATCCATTTGAAGGTGCATTGATGAAACAAGCCAGATCAATTTCTCCGGCATTCTGCCTTCGTGACACGCCTTTCGGTCCGGTGGCGGTTCTCTGGTCGGTTTACAGAAATGAGCCGAAAATCTGCCGGGTCCTCTTATCTCATCCGGAGAATCCGGCAGGAGATTCCGTGAAGAAAATCTTTCCGGATTCCGAACTTGCTTCCAGTTCAACCATGAACCCTGTTCTTGATCAAATCGAGGCCTTCCTGAGCGGCGAGGATGTCCGGTTTTCTATTGATAGACTTTGCCTCGATCTCTGTTCCGCTTTTCAACGGAGCGTCCTGCTGGCCGACTATGCGATCCCCCGGGGTCTGGTCAGTACCTACAAGCTCATTGCGAAACACCTGGCAAACCCGAAGGGCGCCCGTGCCGTGGGAACCGCCCTGGCGAACAATCCCTTTCCTCTGATCATCCCCTGTCATAGGGTGCTCCGCTCCGACGGCGGACTGGGAGGCTTTCAGTACGGCCTGAAGATGAAGAGGGCGTTGCTGGAGATGGAGGGGATTGCCTTTCGGGACGAAGAACATGTGGTAATGCAGGATTTCTTTTATGGGGATCAAAGCGGAAAGGCCGAAAGGAAGGAGCAGCGCGGAAAGCAATCCATGGACGAGATGCTGAATGCCCAACAACAGCACTGGGAAAATACCCTTTCCGAAACAGAGGAAATGTTCGGTGCGGAACCCAGTGAGCCGGCGAGGGTTGCCGCGGAACTGTTTCAAAAGGAGGGGAAGAAGAGAATCCTCGAACTGGGCGGGGGGCAGGGCCGGGACACCCTGTTCTTTGCAGGTAAGGGATTCTCCGTGGATGTCCTGGATTATACGGAGCAGTCTTTGACAACCATTGTAAAAAAGGCTCGGCAGTCGGGTCTGTCCGATCGGGTGGCGGCCATCCGGCACGATGTCCGCAAGCCCCTTCCTTTTAGAGACGAGACCTTCGATGCCTGCTATTCGCACATGCTGTACTGCATGGCACTGACGACGGCTGAACTCGAACAGCTGTCCAGCGAAATCCACCGGGTCCTGCGTCCCGATGGATTGAATCTCTACACCGTTCGTTCCACCGGCGATGCCCATTATGGGGCCGGCGTTTCCCGCGGTGAGGATCTATACGAAGTCGCTGGATTTATCGTCCATTTCTTCAACAGGGAAAAAATCAAACAATTAGCCAAAGGCTATGATTTGATCGGCATCGAAGCATTCGAGGAAGGCCCCCTTCCCCGAAAACTGTTCCGGGTCACTATGAGGAAAAGAGTAAAATAACCTTATGGATTACAACCCGATTCCCCTCATGGTAAATTCAACAAGGGAATTTATGTTCTCTTCCTGCGGCCTGTCAGAAAGACCCCAGGCCCGTAAGGGAAGATACAGGATGATATATTCAATCATGCAGGCGGCGAAATCCACATCATAAATAATAAATACCTCTCCTGTCATTTGATGATCGACGATAGGAACTCTTTTCTCCTGGAAGAGGGTATAGGGAGGCCTTCGCTAATGTCAATGGAAAACTGCCCGTAATATGGAGTGGCGAATAAACCTGAAGGCACAAGAGATATGACGCGGCGCTTGCGGGAGAAGGCTGGGAAATACTCATGACCGTTGTCTTGGCATTTGACAAAGGTGTCTCGGTGTTAAAGATGGGCTAACTGAATTTCGAGTAGTCCGGCGAACGGCGCTCAAAGAAAGCCGCAAAGGCCTCCTTGGCTTCCGGCGCCTCGAACATGATCCTGAGGTGTTTAATTTCTTCCCTGATCTGTGCCGTCACTGCATCATTGTCGCGCGCCTTCATAAGACTTTTCGTAATGCGAAGCGACGAAGGCGGTAAAGCGACGAGCTTGGCGGCTTGCGCATAAGTATAGGACAGAAGATCCGCAGAAGGCAGAACTTTATTGACCAATCCCATGTTGAAGGCGTCGATTGCGGAAAAGGGTTCTCCTAAAAGCAACAGTTCCGCAGCGCGCTGATAACCGACAATTTGCGGCATCAATCGAGTGGACGCAAACTCCGGGCAAAGCCCCAGCTTAACGAAAGGCAGCGAAAACTTGGCATTGTCCGCCGCATAGATTAGATCGCAGTGCAACAGCATGGTTGTACCGATGCCGACAGCCGTACCTGCCACGGCGGCGATTACCGGTTTGGCGGCCAGACTGAGATTGCGGATAAATTGGGTCACCGGCCTTCCTTCAATATCCTCCGTCGTGTTGATGAAGTCTTCTATGTCGTTGCCTGCGGTAAATATGTCCGGCTTGCCGCGGAACAGTAGAACGCGGACCGACTTGTCGCTTTCTCCATCCCTGACGGCGTCTGCAAGCATCTGATACATGGCAGACGTGATCGAATTTTTCTTTTCCGGCCGGTTAAATTCAATGATCAAGATCCCGTCTTGCTTTTCCGTTATAATTTCCATTTCTATTCACCGGGTACGATTGCATCAACCGGGCATTGTTCGGCACAGGTTCCACAGTCGGTACAGAGGTTGGGATCGATAACATACTTACGATCTTCCTCGCTGATCGCTCCGACGGGGCATACATCCGGACATGAACCACAGGACAGACATTCATCTGTAATCACATATGCCATAATTATTGTCCCCTTTATTATTTTTTATGAGGTAGGGCCTTTGTAAGGTAAAAAGCTTTTTATGGGTTTATTTTAGGTCCTGCTTCATTGGTAAATAGATAGGTTTTTATTGACTGAAAGCAATTTCCGAGCCCTCAGAAAAAAGAAGCCAAAACCATCAAAGAGGTCAGATCATTCCAAATAAGAGACAAGGAAAACAACCTTGGGGAAAATCATTGGAAATGGCAGCGAATATTCTTGTAATATATTAAGCTAAATATATTATTAATATGACTAATATAAGCAAAACTTATTGTATTGATACGAGAATATCGAAAAAATTTTTTGGTGCCAAACTTGCTTAGTTATATTTTAGCTTTAATATGGGGAGAATCATTCAAACAAAGGAGGGTTATCATGGGAAAAGAAAAGACGTTTAATACGATTCCAACTTTGATCAACCGTAATTTGATGCTGTACCCAAATCGTGTGGCGATCAAAGAAGTGGAGGGCAACCGGGAGTACACTTACGCGGACGTAAAGGATCGGGCGAACAGGATGGGGAATGCCCTGTATGCGCTCGGATTGAAAAAGGGGGAACGGGTCGCCATTTTGAGTCAGAACAGTGTGGAGTACACAGAAGCATCCTTCTACGTACCCAATGCCGGCTTCATCTTCGTGGTCTGCAATTTTCGACTGGCTGCCCCGGAAATGCTTGCCGTTCTTTCTGATTCAGAGCCGACGGCGGTGATCGTCCAGGATCAGTTCGTCGGAATGGCCCAGCAGCTCAAAGATTCCGTTCCTTCGGCCAAACATTTCATCTATTTCGGTGCCCCCGACAAGAAACCCGAGGGCTGGCTTGATTTCGAGGATATGATCCAGAAGGCTTCCCCGGCTGAACTGGCCGTAGAAGTCTTTGAAGATGAAATTGCCATGCTCATGTACACGAGCGGCACCACGGGGCTTCCCAAGGGGGTCATGCAGACCCACGCGAATTTCGTTCATGCCGGGCGCGTCTGTTCCAGACTCAACTTCCTGGATATGGACAGCCATGTCTTTATCATTTGCCCCCTGTATCACATTACGGCGCACTACACCCTGTTCGGGGCTTTTTATGTATCGGCCCCGGCTTATGTCTTTACGAAGTGGGACGTAGACCTCTTCCTGTCGTCCACGGAAAAGTTCAAACTGACGGGCGGCATGCTTGCCACGCCGATGGTCATGATGATCCTGGATTCTCCGAATTACAAGAAATACGACGTCTCCAGCTGGAAGCACATCTGGTTTGCCGGCGCAGGGATCATCCCCGCGGTTTACAAGAAATTCATTGATGCCTATGGAAATATTCTCGGCGAGCACCATGGGACGACGGAAACCACAGGTGTCACCACCAATCTGAGTCCTCGGGACATCCAGGACGCCTTTGATAGAGGCGACAACAACATCCTTGAATCCTGCGGAAGGGCAAGCTACGACATGGAATGCCTTATCGTGGATGAAAACGGCAAGCCGGTTCCTCTAGGCGGGGTGGGTGAACTGATTGTCCGGGGTCCTGGTACGACACTCGGCTACTGGAGAAAGGAACAGGAAACCAAGAAGGCATTCCGGGGTGAGTGGTTTTATACGGAAGATGTCTGCTCGATCGATTCCTTTGGCTACATCCGCATTATCGACCGCCTGAAAGACATGATCATCACCGGCGGCGAGAATGTGTATCCTGCAGAGATCGAGAAGGTACTGCATTCAAATCCGGCGATCAAGGAATCCTGTGTCATCGGCACCCCGCACCCGACCTGGGGCGAAGCTGTTACGGCGGTCTGTGTTCTCAATGAAGGGGCCACGATTACTCCGGCTGAGGTGACGGAATACTGTAAGGGTAAAATCGCAGGGTACAAGGTACCGAGGGTTGTCCATTTCGTGCCGGCGCTGCCTCGCAATGCTGCAGGAAAGATCCTGAAGAGAGACCTGCGTGAGCAGTTCGGCGGCGGAGCAAAATAGGCTGAATACAAAGTAAAATGAACTGGTATATAACATAATAAGGAGGGAATATTATGTCAGATCAGCATGGTGCAGGATGGGCTAATCCAATGCCTGCCGGGTTAACAGCTTTGGCTATTGCAGTCTTTATTTTCTATGCGGTGTTAACCGGAAAAGTAAACGCAGCAGATGCCAGGGGCGTTGCGGGTATATGGTTGATAGGTGGTTTCTTCGTGCAAGTGATTGTCGGGGTTATAGAGTTGAGACTGGGCAGTTCTTCCGGTGGAAATACCTTCACCTGGTTCAGTGCCTACTTCATGTTGGTCACTGGCACCGTATGGGTTTTTCAGTATTTTGCCGGGATAAACGGGTGGCACTACGATCACCATATAGCCGGATGGGCCTGGTGTGCCATTACGCTGGTCCTGTGGCTGGAATTTCCGTGCTTCGCCAAAAGCATGCCGTTAACCGTATTTGCATTGATCGTTCCTATGAATTTGGCTGTACCGATGATTGCCGGCATATTCCTGGGCATCCTGGATCCCAAGGTCTATGGACCGATCGCCGGCAATCTGGCTGGACTAGCCGGGCTATTGGCCATTTACTCAGCTGCGGCGATACAGACTAACACGGTATTTGGCAAACAGGTATTTCCCTTTCCAGGTCCAATAATCAAATAATAAGTTTAGAACCGCTAGAGATACCATGATAACCCCCGGCTTTTCCTTCCCATCCATACCCCCTGATATAAAAGGGAGGAGAAGCCGGGTTTATCATTTTACCTGCGGACTGAACACCGTCAGCATGCGGCAATCGTCATTAAAATCAGAAATTTTCAGGAAATCCTCAGAGAATTCACCAAAGAGCAGCGGGAGATCAAACAGACAGCGAAAGGGTTTGCTGGGGTAGCGTTCAGGGACCGGACTTAAGAATTGGAACAAGGTCGGGGAACATGGTCAAGAGCTTAAGCGTCTGTGATTTTACGCCCAAAGAAGAGATAGAGATGAGGCTGAATGCCTTACGAAGCAAAATGGCAGACCAGGGCATCCATTTTGCCGTCATTCTCCAGAGCGTGGATCTCTTTTATTTTACCGGTACCGTCCAAAAGGGGGTGCTCGTTGTTCCTGTGGATGAGCCGCCCCTCTTTTTTGTTGAAAAGAGCTTATTCCGGGCTCTCTATGAGTCACCCCTTGAAATAACGCCCATCAAGAAAGCAAAAGACACTCGGGATACCCTCAGGGAAAAGAATATCCTCAAAGGCCTGGGCGCCATGGAGCTCGATGTTCTTCCCGTTCTTCTCTTCGACCAATGGAAATCCATCCTGGGTTACGACCACATGGCTGATATCTCCCCCCTTATAAAACAGGTGCGATTGGTGAAGAGCGATTTTGAGATCGCACAGATTCTGAAATCGGGCGAGATCGTCTCCCATGTTTTCCAAAAAGCAAAAGACATTGTGAGAGAAGGGCGGCAGGAGATCGAGATCGAGGCGGACCTCGTTGCCGAGGGAAGGCGCAGGGGCCACCAGGGGTTGTTGCGCATGAGGGGATTCAATAAGGAGATCACTTGTGCATTGGTTACTCAGGGGTACTCCTCGACTGTCGCATCGGGAGCCGATGTGCCGATAGCGGGTTTCGGCCTTACTCCTGCAGTCGGGCAGGGTTCTTCCGCCAACACAGTGAAGACGGGCATCCCCCTTATTATTGATTACGGCGGCGGCTATAACGGTTACGTAACGGATGAAACAAGAATCTATGTGGTCGGAGAGATGAAAGAGATTTTCCGGAAGGCCTATGAGGTATCACGGGAGATCATTGAAGATATAACGGGTTTTGCGAAAGAAGGCGTTGATACGGTAGAGATCTACACCCGGGCTCTCGATCGGGTAAAAAAAGAAAAGCTGGAGGAGTATTTTATGGGGCACGGGGAAGGGCAGGTGGCCTTCATCGGTCATGGCTTTGGTCTTGAGCTCAACGAGATGCCGGTCTTTTCGGCACGCCACAAAACAGTGCTTAAGGAAGGGATGGTCATGGCCATTGAGCCCAAATTCATCATCCCCAACGAAGGCGCCGTCGGCATAGAGGTGGATTTTGTCGTACGCAAAGAGGGGCTGCAAAGGATTGTGGAGACCCCTCTCGACATTGTGTCCATCCCGAATGCCATTCCCAGATCAAAAGGAGTGAACCGCCCGGGAGTCTGAGTTCCCGGATCAGGAATCTGAGCGCCTTCTCTTTGAGTCTTTTTATGGCATATATTTTGCGGAGTTTAAGATTGTTGAGGGGGTAGCAGCGGTTACAGTTAGCTGGTTCTGATAATTCCAGAAATTAATTGGACACTGAGGAAAGAAGGTGGATTTTATGGAAAATCTGTTGACTGATGAAACAAAGATGTTCCAGCAAATGATGCACAGGTTTTGTGAAAAAGAAATTAAACCAGTTGCCGGAGAAATTGATGAAAAAGAAGAATATCCTTCTGAAATATTAGGGAAACTGGCCGAGATGGGCGTCGGTGGCATTATTGCTCCGGAACAGTACGGTGGCAGCGGTCTGGGCTGGGTTGGCGCATGCATCGCGATGGAAGAACTGTCCCGGGTATCGTCTGCCGTTGCACTGGCTGCAGGGGCGACAAGCTTTTATTTTGCCTATCCCATTCTGGTTGCGGGAAGTGAAGAGCAGAAAGAGAAGTACGTCACCGCAGCGGCATACGGAGAAAAAACGGGGACCCTGGCCCTGACAGAGGCCGGCTGCGGACCGGATATCGCTAAGATACAGACAACGGCCGAAGTCAAAGGGGATTCCCTGGTGTTGAAGGGAAGTAAAATGTCTGTAACGAACGCAGACAATGTTGATTATATCCTTGTATTCGCCAGAATGATCAATGATGGGCAACCTGGTGATTATATTCTGGTTGTTGTCGATTCAAAATCACCGGGGATTACGCTCCGGAAGGTTCCCAAGATGGGTATGAGCGCCGTTTCAACCTGCGAAATTGACTTTAATGAGGTCGAGGCGCCGAAGGGGGCCGTGATTTCTTCCGGAACGGAATGCTTTGATCTCATCACCAATGCCATCGACTGCTTCCGGTTGGTCTTTGGGGCGGTCGGACTGGGAATCATGCAGGGCGCCTTTGAGGAAGCCCTGACTTATTCCCAAAGCCGGGTAGCCTTCGGCAAACCGATTTGTTCCTTCCAGGCCGTCGGATTCTATCTGGCCGATATGTTTAAAATGAGCCGGATTGCCCGGAATATGATTTATCAGGCAGCCTTCAAGGCCGATCAGGGCTTGGACATTTCCCTTGATGCCCAGGTTGCGAAGCTCTTTGCCTCGGAATCCTGTATGTGGGTTGCGGATCGAGCACTACAGATCCATGGCGGCTACGGCTTTTCCATCGAATACCCAATTTCAAGATTTTTCCGTGAGGCGAGGCTGATGGAAGTCGGTGAAGGGACATCCGAGACGTTAAAAGAGACGATCCTTGTGAAACTTGGGATTCCGACATAAAGAATAGTTGAAATATCTGTAAGATAGAAGTCTAGAAGCCCAAAAGAATTTTTTTAAATACGACCACCTTTCTTGCGCTGAATGTCCTGTCCACAGAGCAGAGCTTCAGCTTAAGAAAGGTGGTTTTAGCATGTGTGGCTGACCATGCTATTCTTTATTGTCATTTAATCCTGGGTACTTAAGAAGAAGATCTTGTAAAAATTCATAATTGGCTTAAATAAGTCGTAAACAACTTGATGGATTATTTTAGAAAACACATTTATATATAAGTACTTATAAAATCTGTATTTGAATTGATTCAATATTGAATTGTTGCAAAGGATCATGGGGGCGTATAAGACCTTTGCTTCCTTTTATTTCTCATAACAGGAGAAAAGTTTGAGAATTCAAATGCATACGTATTCATGAACGGCATCCTGCAATCCCGATAGGGTAATTTTGCTTTGACTCTTTCCATAATATAGCTATAAAATGTATTTATAAGATAAACTTGGGCGGATGATCGGTTAATCAAAACTATATTATGTAAAAATTTAATATTATTAATTGATACGACTTCAACTCAATTCCATTTTCTGTCCTTTTTACTTTGAATTTGATTCATCCGAAGGCTGTTGCCTTAACAATTTCCAAGGAGCTGGTGCACCGCTTTTGCTGTAGGAATTGAAGATCAAAAAGCGAGGTTATTATGGGCAGTGATATGATTTATGAGATGGTTACGGAAGACATCATCAGCACCATAACCGACGAGATCAATATCGGCAGCCTGGCCGTTGAAAGGGTTTGCCAGATTTTAAGCGACAGTGAAATAGCGGGAGAGGTTTTAACCAGGGTCATAACTCGTGAAAAATTTCACGGCTTGAACTTACTTGATGTAATAAACAATGAATTTAAGGAGTTAAATTCAATCTTCCAAGATTCCTACGATGGCATCAGCGTCGTCAACAAACACGGGAGAGTCACCCGGGTCAACAAGGCCTTTGAAAGATTAACCGGCATAAAGATCAAGAATGTTCTGGGCGTCGATCTTTACAAAATAAAAAAAGAAGGGACCTATTTTGATCCGACGGTGGCGCTGAAAGTGTTGGAAACCGGGAAACCCGTGACGATCCTGCAGAAGTTTGCTCAGGGAAAAGAAATCATGGCTATCGGAAACCCCGTTTTCGACGAAAATGGTAAAGTCATCTGGGTGGTGGTCAACCTCCGGGATGTAACGGAATTGAAGCAGCTTGAAGAAAAACTGCGAAAAACCCAGGAATTGAATGCCCAGTATCTCTTTGAAATGGAAAGCATGAGAAAAAAATATACCAGCGAGCATTGCCTGGTCTCCAAGAGCAAAGAGATGGAAAAAATAATAGAATTAGCCACGAGGGTATCGATGGTGGAGAGCCCGGTGCTTATTCATGGGGAGTCCGGGGTCGGAAAGGAGATCATTGCGAATGTCCTGCACAACATGAACACGAAAAGAAAGAAAGCGCCCCTGATCAAGGTGAACTGCGGCGCCATTCCCAAGGAGCTTATTGAAAGCGAATTTTTCGGTTATGAGCCAGGGGCCTTCACTGGGGCGAGCCGATGTGGAAAGCCCGGCATGTTCGAGCTGGCCAATAAGGGAACCATTTTCCTTGATGAAATAGGGGAGCTTCCTTTGGGTTTGCAGGTCAAACTTCTCCGTGTCCTGCAGGAGCACGAGATTACCAGGCTTGGCGGCGTTAAAACGATCAAGATCGATGTCCGGGTGGTGGCGGCGACCAATAGAGACCTGGAAATGATGATCAAAGACAAATCTTTTCGTGAGGACCTCTATTATCGGATCAATGTGATTCCCATTCGAATTCCCTCGCTGCGGGAACGTAAGGATGATATCGCCCCCCTGCTTTTCCATTTTCTCGATATTTATAATAAAAAATACGACTTGAAGAAGAGCCTTTCGGATGAAGTGGTTGAATGTCTGCTGAAATATGAGTGGCCGGGGAATGTCCGTGAATTGATCAATTTAATTGAAAGGCTCGTGGTCACAACCGATGTCCAGCAGATATGCCTGGAGAACCTGCCTCATCGGTATCGAACTCAAACGGACAGCAGTTTTTATCGAATGAACCAGATGAATTTAACCGCAGCTGTTGAAGAGTTGGAGAGGTATTTGGTGAACCAGGCGATCAAGTCACAGAAGAGCACTTATAAGGCTGCCAAAGCCCTTGGGGTAAGCCAGAGCACCGTTGTGCGCCTGGCAAAGAAATATAAAGTCAATCATAACTGATGAGGGTCTGTGCGAGCGGATTATTTACAGGGGACAAGAGCATCTTTACGTACCCTGAACGAAGTGAAAGGATGGGCGCCTTTTTTAATCGAAAAAATAAAATATTAAATACTCCAATATTTACTGCCAGTTACTGGCACATTGTTTGTCTCCAGGGGATTCTATGAGGCTTGTTCCCCGCCCTCCTTCTTAAATCGAAGTTTCTGATTTAAAAAATTATTTGCCAAAAGCACCAAGGACGTTGAAGCTCAAAAAAACCATTGAATCATAATTGGTTTGATTAAGTTAGATACAACTCATTTTTAAACTTTATGCATCCAATTGTATTTATTTTGTTTTTAATTTATTTATTTAGTTAAGTCGACATTGAATCAAAAATTTAACCAATTGTTTGAATGGAGGGGAGCGCTTTCACATTGCCTTCAAGCCTTTTCCTTGATGTGTCAAGGGCATATTTTTTGCGAAGTTACATATTAACTGAAACATAATCATTAATTAGAAAGGGGGATTAATCTCAGAGTCTTCCGGTAAGTTGTAAATGCTTCTTAACGGTGTCGGGATCAGACTATAAATAAAGAAGGGGGGTAAAGAACTTAAAAGCTATGTATGAAACCATCAATCTTGTAGTTGAGGAAGGGATAGCGACGGTTACTTTAAACCGGCCACCGGTCAACCCGTTGAATAGTAAAATGTTTGCAGAGCTTGGTCAAGTTGCTGCCGAACTGGAAGCGGACCCCGCTGTCCGGGTGGTCATCATCACCGGTTCCGGCGACAAGGCCTTTGTGGCAGGCGCAGATATCAATGAAATGAAGGACCTCACTCCGGTAGCAATGTATAAGTTTTGCCAGGTATCCGGAGCTGCATTTCGCGCCCTTGAAAATATAAGCAAGCCGACGATTGCCGCGATCAATGGGCTGGCATTCGGCGGAGGCTGTGAACTGACCTTGACCTGTGATTTCCGGCTGTCGGCTGATACGGCCAAGTTTGCTCTTCCGGAAATCAACCTGGGCATTATCCCCGGTGGCGGCGGGACGCAGCGGCTGCCTCGCCTGCTGGGCGCTGCCAAGGCGAAAGAGCTGCTCATGCTGGGCGATATCATCGATGCCAATGCCGCCTGCCAGTGTGGCCTGGTCAACAAGGTCGTCCCTCTGTCCGAACTGATGAGTGAGGCAAAAGCCCTGGCGAAAAAGCTGGCGGGCAAATCATCCCTTGCCGTATCCGTCATCAAAAATTCTGTGAATCAGGGGCTGAACATGAACCTGGGAGAGGCCCTGGATTTCGAGACGAAGAATTTCATTCTGGTATTTACCGGTGACGATCGCCGGGAAGGGTTCAGCGCCTTCGTGGAGAAGCGCAAACCGAAATTTACATAGATGGGGATCATGGCATCGATTTGCTGTCATCCAAAGGGTGTCCTTTAGGGGACGAAATTAATTCAGCGTTGAAACGAATCAAAGTCAAACGAAATTGGAGGGGTCTTATATGAGAAATGTTTGTGTGATTGCTGGTGGCCAGAATTTGTGGGGAATGCGTCAGGCCACTCAAAGAGACATGATCCAGGAGGCCGGCAAGGCTTGTTTCGACGATAATCCGATCGTCAAAAATACGGATATTGATGGGTTCATCGTAGGTGCATGCCATACGGAGCGCTGTTCCTTTCAGACCCACCTGGCGCCGCAGGCGGCAGAATGTCTGGGCATCAAGCCTGTTAACCTCTGTTGCCGCGTTGAACTTCTTTGTGCTACGGGAAGCACCGGCATTATCCTCGCGGATGCGATGATTCGGAGCGGCAAGGCGGACGTAGTCATGGTGTGCGGCGTGGAAAAGCTTTATATGCCCCAGCGCTGGGAAATACCCTTCAGCGAGTTGGGAACCTGCGACCACGAATTTGATTGTACGAATGGGATGGGTCTGCCGCCCCCGGCCTTTGCCACGGTCGCCCAGCAGCATAT
This genomic interval from Syntrophus gentianae contains the following:
- a CDS encoding enoyl-CoA hydratase/isomerase family protein, whose translation is MYETINLVVEEGIATVTLNRPPVNPLNSKMFAELGQVAAELEADPAVRVVIITGSGDKAFVAGADINEMKDLTPVAMYKFCQVSGAAFRALENISKPTIAAINGLAFGGGCELTLTCDFRLSADTAKFALPEINLGIIPGGGGTQRLPRLLGAAKAKELLMLGDIIDANAACQCGLVNKVVPLSELMSEAKALAKKLAGKSSLAVSVIKNSVNQGLNMNLGEALDFETKNFILVFTGDDRREGFSAFVEKRKPKFT